A DNA window from Trichosurus vulpecula isolate mTriVul1 chromosome 2, mTriVul1.pri, whole genome shotgun sequence contains the following coding sequences:
- the TLR7 gene encoding toll-like receptor 7 encodes MIFLMRKLYRPFLLLFHLSLWYKLPGARWFPKTLPCNVTQNTMEASVMVNCTNKHLTEIPKGIPYNTTNLTLTINHIPKIFPNSFDGLKNLVEIDFRCNCVPVRLGPKDHVCTKRPNIHVGSFRNLTNLKSLYLDANQLSEIPLGLPSSLRLLSLEANNIFSITKENLTELDNLEMLYLGQNCYFRNPCNVSFFIEKDAFQNLRNLTVLSLKADNLTTVPTILPSTLKELYLYNNIIESIEKDDFQNLNQLQILDLSGNCPRCFNVPFPCKPCPNNGHLRIHLHAFDALTELRFLRLHSNSLRSIPERWFKNTNKLEELDLSQNFLAKEIGDAKFLYSLNSLIQLDLSFNYEPQMYLAYLNLSEAFASLKNLKILRLKGYVFRELKSINLLSLQSLSQLEVLDLGTNFIKIADLGVFKEFHSLKSIDLSVNKISPGESSQNGFCSMARTSTEFHVSQVFDSMHYFRYDEFARSCMFKSKEKPSLSLTNNDCESYGKTLDLSRNNIFFVKSSDFQDLSFLKCLNLSGNSISQALNGSEFQPLAKLKYLDFSNNRLDLLNPTAFQELQELEVLDISGNNHYFQAEGITHMLNFTKNLPVLKKLMMNGNDISTSTSMEMESESLRILEFRGNHLDVLWRDGDNRYLRFFRNLIKLEELDISENSLSFLPPGVFEGMPPNLKTLFLSKNNLKSFNWGKLICLKNLETLDLSYNHLTTVPEVLSNCSKSLKKLILSHNYIHRLSKNFLQDAFQLRYLDLSSNNLRVIQKSSFPENVLNQLDMLLLHGNHFLCNCDAVWLVWWINQTEVTIPYLATEVICAGPGAHKGQSLISLNLYTCELDLTNLILYSTSVFIILCLMVVPVTNHLYFWDVWYSYHFCKAKLKGYRRLVSQDFCYDAFIIYDTSDTKVEEWVIKELVVNIESQGDKQFNLCLEERDWLPGKPVLENLSQSIQLSKKTVFVMTNAYIKSGNFKTAFYLSHQRLMDEKLDVIILIFLEKALQRSKYLQLRKRLCKSSVLEWPTNPQAHPYFWQCLKNAIATDNDTVYSKVFKETL; translated from the coding sequence ATATTCCTCATGCGAAAATTATACAGAccattccttcttctcttccacctGTCCCTATGGTACAAACTTCCTGGCGCTAGATGGTTTCCTAAAACATTGCCTTGTAACGTCACTCAGAATACTATGGAAGCCAGTGTGATGGTCAACTGCACTAATAAACATCTCACAGAAATCCCAAAAGGAATTCCTTACAatacaactaacttgaccctcaCCATCAATCACATACCAAAAATTTTCCCAAACTCCTTTGATGGCCTGAAAAATCTGGTGGAAATAGATTTCCGATGCAACTGTGTTCCTGTCCGACTAGGACCAAAAGACCACGTATGCACCAAGCGTCCAAATATCCATGTTGGCAGCTTTAGAAATCTCACTAATTTGAAGTCATTGTACTTGGATGCAAATCAACTCTCTGAAATACCTTTGGGCCTTCCTTCCAGCTTACGGCTGCTGAGTCTGGAAGCAAACAACATCTTTTCCATCACCAAAGAGAACCTGACCGAGTTGGACAATCTAGAAATGCTCTATCTTGGTCAAAATTGTTATTTCCGTAATCCTTgcaatgtttcttttttcatagaAAAAGATGCCTTCCAGAATCTGAGGAATTTAACAGTATTATCCCTAAAGGCCGACAATTTAACTACCGTCCCCACTATTTTACCATCCACTTTAAAGGAGCTCTATCTTTATAACAATATTATCGAAAGCATTGAAAAGGATGATTTTCAAAACCTCAACCAATTACAAATTCTTGACTTGAGTGGAAATTGCCCTCGCTGTTTCAATGTCCCATTTCCTTGTAAGCCTTGTCCAAATAACGGCCATTTAAGGATCCATCTACATGCTTTTGATGCCTTAACTGAATTAAGATTTTTGCGTCTCCATAGTAATTCACTCCGAAGCATACCTGAGAGGTGGTTTAAGAACACTAACAAACTTGAAGAACTTGACCTTTCCCAAAACTTCCTGGCCAAAGAAATTGGAGATGCCAAGTTTTTGTATTCTCTCAATAGTCTCATACAGCTGGATTTGTCTTTTAATTACGAGCCACAGATGTACCTTGCTTATTTGAACTTGTCAGAAGCATTTGCTTCACTGAAAAACCTGAAAATCTTGAGGCTCAAAGGGTATGTCTTTAGGGAATTGAAAAGTATCAACCTCTTGTCCTTACAGAGTCTCTCACAGCTTGAAGTGTTAGATCTTGGCACTAACTTTATCAAAATTGCTGACCTGGGTGTGTTCAAAGAATTCCACTCTTTGAAAAGTATTGATCTTTCTGTTAATAAAATATCTCCTGGAGAGTCAAGTCAAAATGGATTTTGTTCAATGGCCAGGACTTCTACAGAGTTCCACGTTTCCCAGGTATTTGACTCCATGCATTATTTCAGATATGATGAGTTTGCCCGAAGTTGCATGTTTAAAAGCAAAGAGAAGCCTTCCCTTTCACTGACCAACAATGACTGTGAGTCATATGGAAAAACCCTGGATTTAAGCAGAAATAATATCTTTTTTGTCAAGTCCAGTGACTTCCAGGATCTTTCTTTCCTGAAATGCCTGAATTTATCAGGAAACAGCATTAGCCAGGCTCTCAATGGCAGTGAATTCCAACCTTTAGCGAAATTGAAATACCTGGATTTCTCTAACAACAGACTTGATTTGCTTAACCCAACGGCCTTTCAGGAGCTTCAGGAACTAGAAGTTCTAGATATTAGTGGCAATAACCACTACTTTCAAGCAGAAGGGATTACTCACATGCTTAATTTCACCAAGAACCTACCCGTGTTGAAAAAATTGATGATGAATGGGAATGATATCTCCACCTCGACCAGCATGGAAATGGAAAGTGAATCTTTAAGGATTCTGGAATTCCGAGGAAACCACTTAGATGTTTTATGGAGAGACGGTGATAACCGATATTTGCGGTTCTTCAGAAATCTGATCAAGCTGGAGGAGTTGGATATTTCTGAAAATTCTCTCAGTTTTCTGCCTCCTGGAGTTTTTGAGGGCATGCCTCCGAACCTCAAGACTCTCTTCTTGTCCAAAAATAATCTTAAGTCTTTCAACTGGGGCAAGCTCATCTGTCTGAAGAATCTAGAAACACTGGATCTCAGTTATAACCATCTGACCACTGTTCCTGAAGTATTATCCAATTGTTCCAAAAGTCTCAAGAAACTGATACTAAGTCATAACTACATCCATCGCCTGTCAAAGAACTTTCTCCAGGATGCTTTTCAGTTGAGATATCTggaccttagttcaaataatCTTCGTGTCATTCAGAAGTCGAGCTTCCCAGAAAATGTCCTTAACCAGCTTGATATGCTGCTTTTACACGGCAATCACTTTTTGTGTAATTGTGATGCTGTGTGGTTGGTGTGGTGGATTAACCAAACAGAGGTCACTATTCCTTATTTGGCCACTGAAGTGATCTGTGCAGGACCGGGAGCACACAAAGGCCAGAGCTTGATTTCACTCAATTTATATACGTGTGAGTTAGATTTGACTAATTTGATTCTGTACTCTACCTCAGTATTCATTATTCTTTGTCTGATGGTTGTCCCGGTCACAAACCACCTGTATTTCTGGGATGTGTGGTATAGCTATCATTTCTGTAAAGCCAAACTAAAGGGATATCGACGCCTGGTTTCACAAGATTTTTGCTATGATGCTTTTATTATTTATGACACCAGCGATACAAAGGTGGAGGAATGGGTTATCAAAGAGCTGGTGGTAAACATTGAAAGCCAAGGAGATAAGCAATTCAATTTGTGTCTTGAAGAGCGAGATTGGTTGCCAGGAAAACCAGTTTTGGAAAATCTTTCCCAGAGCATACAACTAAGCAAAAAAACAGTATTTGTGATGACAAATGCCTATATCAAGTCAGGGAATTTTAAGACAGCTTTTTACTTGTCACATCAAAGGCTCATGGATGAAAAACTAGATGTGATTATTTTGATATTTCTTGAAAAAGCTCTTCAGAGATCTAAGTACCTCCAACTCAGAAAAAGGTTGTGCAAGAGCTCTGTCCTCGAATGGCCCACCAACCCACAGGCTCATCCTTATTTCTGGCAGTGTCTGAAAAATGCCATAGCCACAGACAATGACACAGTCTACAGTAAGGTATTTAAAGAGACTCTCTAG